The following proteins are co-located in the Hippoglossus stenolepis isolate QCI-W04-F060 chromosome 23, HSTE1.2, whole genome shotgun sequence genome:
- the LOC118102763 gene encoding DNA damage-inducible transcript 4-like protein, producing the protein MVATSTLKTKSSECISDLVDRRCDQSCIEKELDFWDHCLAEPHRNADVAEDRTCQQLAKQFENCLSRAKKTTLHCSSVLVPEKLTRRIACEVLRLASCEPCGLRGCVLYVHLELDKGCKRLERIVYDATVVPTFELTLVFKQDGTAWPSLRDFLFMGTCFAPTFRHVLKLSPGFRLVKKKLYSSSAGTVVEEC; encoded by the exons ATGGTCGCCACAAGCACTTTGAAGACCAAGAGCAGCGAGTGCATCTCCGACCTGGTCGACAGGAGATGTGACCAGAGCTGCATAGAGAAAG AACTGGATTTCTGGGATCACTGCTTGGCTGAGCCCCACAGGAATGCAGATGTGGCTGAGGACAGAACCTGTCAACAGCTGGCCAAGCAGTTTGAAAACTGCCTGTCACGAGCCAAGAAGACGACGCTgcactgctcctctgtgctggTACCAGAGAAGCTAACTCGGAGAATAGCTTGCGAGGTCCTGCGGCTGGCGTCGTGCGAGCCCTGCGGCCTGCGCGGCTGCGTCCTCTACGTCCACCTGGAGCTGGACAAGGGCTGCAAGCGGCTGGAGCGCATCGTGTACGATGCCACCGTGGTGCCCACGTTTGAGTTGACTCTTGTGTTCAAGCAGGACGGCACCGCCTGGCCCAGCCTACGGGACTTCCTCTTTATGGGAACCTGCTTTGCCCCTACTTTCAGGCATGTACTTAAGTTGAGTCCAGGTTTCCGTCTTGTCAAGAAAAAACTGTACTCCTCCTCGGCTGGTACCGTGGTGGAGGAGTGCTGA